CGCCGGTCGCCAGCACCACGGCCGTGTCCCCAGCCGGCAGCTCGGCCCGGATGCGTCGCACGAGGCCGTCAACCATCTCGACATAGCCGAAGAAGAGCCCCGACTGGATGGCGTTGACGGTGTTCTGTCCGATCACCACGGGCGGTTTGCGAACGTCGACGCGCGGCAGGCGGGCCGCGCGCGTGAACAGCGCCTCCGCCGAGATGTTGATGCCCGGGCAGATGACGCCACCGAGGTACTCGCCCTTCGACGAGATGACGTCGAACGTCGTGCCGGTCCCGAAGTCGACCACGATCAGCGGCACGCCGCGGGCCCTCCCGTATCTGTCCCACGCCGCGACCGCGTTGACGATCCGATCGGCGCCGACGTCGCCGGCGGGCGTGTAGCACACCGGCATGCCGGCGTTGGTCGCGTCGACGACGAACGCCGCCTGGCCGAAGTAGCGTTCGCTCATCTCCTCCATCGGCCGTGTCAGCGGCGGCACGACCGACGCCACCGCGATCCCGGTGACCGACGACACCGGCACGTGCGCCTGCTCGAACAGACGGGTAATCAGGATGCCGAGCTCGTCGGCCGTCCGCTCGCGCAGCGCGGCCAGACGCCAGCTGTGCGACAGGCGGTCGCCGTCGAACACGCCAATCGTGACGTTGGTGTTGCCGACGTCGATGGCTAGAAGCACGTTATAACCAGCGTATCTCACCCGCGACGATGCGCGCGAGGCCCTCCGGAGTGCGCGCAAGCAGCGCGCCGTCTTCGGCGAGTCCGGCGCTGATGCCCGATTGCACCTCGCCTGCGGGTCCGTCCCACTCGATGCGCGCGCCGTCGGCCGAGGGCGCGAGCTCCAGCCAGCGGGTGAACAGGGTCGGCGGACCGGCGTGCGCGATCTCCGCCAGCACCCGATTCAGTCCGGCCAGCACCTGCGCCAGCACGGCTCCGCTGTCGACTGGCCGGCCGAGCTCCGGCTCGATCGCCCCGGCGCGATCCGACAGTTCCGGCGGAAAGGATGCCGGGCCGATGTTGATGCCGATTCCCAGGATGACGTGCTGAACGTGGCCAGCCTGACCCGGGCCTGAAGACGCCTCGGCGAGAATGCCCGCGATCTTGCGGCGGCCGCGAAAGCCGGTGCCGCTCACCGAGACGATGTCGTTCGGCCATTTGATCTGGACCGGCAGCCCCGTCGCAATCCGGATCCCCTCGGCGACGGCGACGCCGCCGGCGAGCGTCAGCCACGGCGCCAGGGAACCGCGCCGGATGACGGTCGAAAAGTACAGGCCCGAGCCCGGCGGTGAAAACCACGCGCGGCCGCGTCGCCCCCTGCCCGTGGTCTGCGCGCCGGCCACGATGGTCGTGCCCTCCGGCTCGCCGCGCTCTGCCGCCGCGGCCGCGAGGTCGTTGGTCGAACCGGTCTCCGCGAAGTAGTGCAGCCGCGCCCCGAATACACCGCGCTCGGCGGTCGTCGCCGCGAGCGCGTGCGCGAATTCGGCGGGCAGCGGGTCAGGCATGCACGGCTGGCAGGAGGTCGGCTCCTGCGATCACTCCGGTTCGAGTTCGAAGGCGAGCTCCGCGGCGGGCGCCGAGTTGGTCAGCGCGCCAACCGACACGTAGTGGGCGCCGGTCGCGGCCAGTTCCGGGATCCGCTCCAGCGTCACGCCACCCGAGATCTCGATCTTGGCGTGCCCCTGCGCGCGGCGTACGGCCTCGGCAATGACCGCGGTCGGCAGGTTGTCGACGAGCACGACGTCGACGCCGGCTTTCAACGCCTCGTCCACCTGCTCGATCGATTGCGTCTCGACCTCGATCGGCATCTCGGGATCGTCGTTCTTCATGCGCGCGACCGCCTCGCTGAGGCCGCCGGCGAGGCGAATGTGGTGTTCCCTGATCAGAATCCCGTCGTCGAGCCCCGCGCGGTGATTGGTGCCGCTACCGGCCCGGACCGCGTACTTCTCCAGCGCGCGCAGCGTCGGCGTGGTCTTGCGCGTGTCGAGGACGATGATGCGGCCGGCGGCCGCGTCGACGAACCTGCGGGTCAGCGTCGCGATCCCGGAGAGCCGTTGCAGGAAATTGAGCGCCGTGCGTTCTGCGGTCAGCATGGGGGCGGCGCCGCCGTGCAGTTCGGCGATCACGTCACCCGGCTCGCAGCGGTCGCCGTCGTTCTTGCGCCGCTCGATGACACAGCCGGGATCGAGCTGGGTGAACACCTCGGCCGCAACGTCGAGCCCGGCAAGCACGCAGGGAGACTTGACGACGAGGATCCCTCGCGCGCGCTGGTCGGCCTGGACGGTCGCGTCGGTGGTGACGTCTCCCCAGCCCAGGTCCTCGGCGAGCGCGCGCCGAACGATCTCGCGGTACAACGCCGGATCCATCGGCTGGAATGGGACGGTCCTCATTGATCCGTCCGGAGGGTCCGGCCCCGTCCGGCTCTCGCTGTCAGGTCCGACGCCGTCATACGCGTCCCTCCTGCGCCGGCTCCGCCGGCACCCACGTCACGTCGACGGTCAACGTCTCCGCCGGCTCGATCACCAGATCGGCAATCAGCCCGGAGGCTTTCAGATCCGTCTCGCAGAGCGCCAGCAGTCCGCGATCGGCATCGGGAACCCGCACGACCGCCCGCGCCACGCCGGTCTTCAGCGGCCGCTGCTCCTCGCTCTTCTTCTTGCGGATTGCGCCGAGCACCTCCGCGGCGAGCTGCAGCGTGCGGGCGTCACGATCGTTTTCCCCACCGGCGGCGTCGAATAACTCTTCGGGCACCGGCCACCGGGCCGCGTGAATCGATCCCGGACGCCACCACGACCACACTTCGTCGGTGACGAACGGCAGATACGGCGCGAAGACGCGCAGCAGCGCCGAGAGCGCCTGCAGCAGCGCGGTGTTGGCCGACGCGGCGCCAGCCGGCCCGTGATCGCCATAGCGGCGCGACTTCACCAGCTCGAGATAGTTGTCGCAGAAAAACCAGAACAACGCCTCGGCCTTCTGCAGTACCGCGGCATAGTTGTAGTCCTCGAGCTCCTGCGTGGCCTCGCGAACCAGACGGCCGACCAGCGTCAACAGCCCTCTGTCGACCGCTTCGGTGACGGGACCACGAGGTTCAGGACTCGCCAGCACGAACTTCGACGCGTTCAGCAGCTTGATCGCCAGGCGGCGGCCGACCTTCATCTGGCCCGGATCGAAGACCGTGTCGCTGCCCGGTCGCGCGCTCGCCGCCCAGTAGCGGACGCCGTCCGAGCCGTGCTCGTCGAGGAGCGCCATCGGCGTGACGACGTTGCCCTTCGATTTCGACATCTTCTTGCGATCCGGATCGGTGACGAACCCCGAGACCGCGGCGTTGGCCCAAGGCAGCACGCCGAATTCGAGTTCCGAGCGCAGCACGGTCGAGAAGAGCCAGGTGCGGATGATGTCGTGCGCTTGCGGACGAACGTCCATCGGGAAGACGCGCGCGAAGAGGTCTTCGTCTTCGAGCCAGCCGCCGGCGATCTGCGGCGTCAGCGACGAGGTCGCCCAGGTGTCCATGACGTCGGGATCGCCGCTGAAACCGCCCGGCTGGTCGCGTTGGTCGGGGCGATACCCCTCGGGGACGTCGGTGGATGGATCGATCGGCAGGCGCGACTCCGGCGGGGCGATCGGGTGCGCGTGATCGAGACCGCCGTCAGCCAACACCGGGTACCAAATGGGGAACGGCACGCCGAAGAAGCGCTGCCGACTGACGCACCAGTCGCCATTCAACCCGTTGATCCAATTTTCGAGACGGGCGCGCATGTAAACCGGATGCCACCGCAGCTCCCGTGCGCGCGCCAGCAGCGGTTCGCGGAACGGAATCGACTTGATGAACCACTGGCGGCTGCTGACGATCTCGAGCGGCCGATCTCCCTTCTCGAAGAACTTGACCGCGTGGGTGATCGGGCGAGGATCGCCGACGAGGTCGCCGCTCTCGCGAAGCAGCTCCACGATCCTCAGCTTCGCCTTGGCGGCCGACAGACCGGCGAGCTGGTCGTAGGCCAACTGCGCGCGGCCGGCGTCGGTCGACTCCCAGCCCGCGCTGCCGAACACCACCGGCTTCAAGGTGCCGTTGGGCTGGATGATCGCGCGGACCGGCAGTTTCAGCTCGCGCCACCAGACGACGTCGGTGACGTCGCCGAAGGTACAAATCATCGCGATCCCCGATCCCTTCTCGGGATCGGCGAGGCGGTGCGGCATGATCGGTACGCGGACGCCAAAGAGCGGCGTCTCGACCTCGCTGCCGAACAGCGGGCGGTAGCGCTCGTCGTCGGGATGCGCGACCAGCGCGACGCAGGCCGGAATCAGTTCCGGGCGGGTGGTCTCGATCTCGACGGCGCCGCCGGCGTCCCTGGTGAAGCGAATGCGATGGTAGGCGCCGGGCTGCTCGCGATCCTCCAGCTCCGCCTGCGCGACCGCGGTGCGGAAGTCCACGTCCCACAGCGTTGGGGCTTCGACCTGGTACGCCTGTCCGCCGCTGAACAGGCGCAGGAACGCCGCCTGCGAGATCTTCTGCGCGCGACGGTCGATGGTGGCGTAGGTCCGAGTCCAATCGACCGAGAGCCCGAGGTGTTTCCAGAGCGCCTCAAAGGCGCGCTCGTCCTCGACGGTCAGGCGAGTGCACAGCTCCACGAAGTTCGGACGCGACACCGAGATCGGCTGCTTGCCCGGCTTGTCCGGCGGCTCGAACGTCGGATCGTACGGCAGCGACGGATCGCAGCGGACGCCGAAGTAATTCTGCACCCGGCGCTCGGTCGGCAGACCGTTGTCGTCCCACCCCATCGGGTAGAACACCGCCTTGCCGCGCATGCGTTTGAAGCGCGCGACGACATCGGTGTGGGTGTACGAGAACACGTGCCCGATGTGCAGCGACCCGCTGACCGTCGGGGGCGGCGTATCGATCGAGTAAACGTCCTCGCGGGGCCGCGCGCGATCGAAGCGATAGACCTGCGCCTCTTCCCAGGCGGCGGTCCACTTCGCTTCGAGCCCTTCGAGGACAGGTTTGTCGGGAACGCGAATCGGATGGCTCAACTCAAGCCCGTCGGACATGAACGAAAGATGTCATGTGGAAATGTGGGATTGGCACATCACCCGATCGACTTGATTCGTTCGATCTCCTCGCGGACCAGTCGTTCGGCGACATCCAGAATCGCGGGGCGCGATTCGGTGCCCAGGCGCGCCAGCACACGGGCGGTGATGTCGTCGACCATCTGCTCGGTGACGGCCGGAGCCCCCTGCTCGACCGACGGCAGCGGGGGAATGGTGGCGATCGAGGGGCTCAGGCCGAGACTCTGCTCGGCCGAGAGCAGCGCGGTAAAGGCCTCGGCGAGCGACGGG
This genomic window from Vicinamibacterales bacterium contains:
- a CDS encoding type III pantothenate kinase, yielding MLLAIDVGNTNVTIGVFDGDRLSHSWRLAALRERTADELGILITRLFEQAHVPVSSVTGIAVASVVPPLTRPMEEMSERYFGQAAFVVDATNAGMPVCYTPAGDVGADRIVNAVAAWDRYGRARGVPLIVVDFGTGTTFDVISSKGEYLGGVICPGINISAEALFTRAARLPRVDVRKPPVVIGQNTVNAIQSGLFFGYVEMVDGLVRRIRAELPAGDTAVVLATGGLADVISDESATIQQVDANLTLDGLRLIWTRSR
- a CDS encoding biotin--[acetyl-CoA-carboxylase] ligase, which gives rise to MPDPLPAEFAHALAATTAERGVFGARLHYFAETGSTNDLAAAAAERGEPEGTTIVAGAQTTGRGRRGRAWFSPPGSGLYFSTVIRRGSLAPWLTLAGGVAVAEGIRIATGLPVQIKWPNDIVSVSGTGFRGRRKIAGILAEASSGPGQAGHVQHVILGIGINIGPASFPPELSDRAGAIEPELGRPVDSGAVLAQVLAGLNRVLAEIAHAGPPTLFTRWLELAPSADGARIEWDGPAGEVQSGISAGLAEDGALLARTPEGLARIVAGEIRWL
- the nadC gene encoding carboxylating nicotinate-nucleotide diphosphorylase; translation: MRTVPFQPMDPALYREIVRRALAEDLGWGDVTTDATVQADQRARGILVVKSPCVLAGLDVAAEVFTQLDPGCVIERRKNDGDRCEPGDVIAELHGGAAPMLTAERTALNFLQRLSGIATLTRRFVDAAAGRIIVLDTRKTTPTLRALEKYAVRAGSGTNHRAGLDDGILIREHHIRLAGGLSEAVARMKNDDPEMPIEVETQSIEQVDEALKAGVDVVLVDNLPTAVIAEAVRRAQGHAKIEISGGVTLERIPELAATGAHYVSVGALTNSAPAAELAFELEPE
- the valS gene encoding valine--tRNA ligase; amino-acid sequence: MSDGLELSHPIRVPDKPVLEGLEAKWTAAWEEAQVYRFDRARPREDVYSIDTPPPTVSGSLHIGHVFSYTHTDVVARFKRMRGKAVFYPMGWDDNGLPTERRVQNYFGVRCDPSLPYDPTFEPPDKPGKQPISVSRPNFVELCTRLTVEDERAFEALWKHLGLSVDWTRTYATIDRRAQKISQAAFLRLFSGGQAYQVEAPTLWDVDFRTAVAQAELEDREQPGAYHRIRFTRDAGGAVEIETTRPELIPACVALVAHPDDERYRPLFGSEVETPLFGVRVPIMPHRLADPEKGSGIAMICTFGDVTDVVWWRELKLPVRAIIQPNGTLKPVVFGSAGWESTDAGRAQLAYDQLAGLSAAKAKLRIVELLRESGDLVGDPRPITHAVKFFEKGDRPLEIVSSRQWFIKSIPFREPLLARARELRWHPVYMRARLENWINGLNGDWCVSRQRFFGVPFPIWYPVLADGGLDHAHPIAPPESRLPIDPSTDVPEGYRPDQRDQPGGFSGDPDVMDTWATSSLTPQIAGGWLEDEDLFARVFPMDVRPQAHDIIRTWLFSTVLRSELEFGVLPWANAAVSGFVTDPDRKKMSKSKGNVVTPMALLDEHGSDGVRYWAASARPGSDTVFDPGQMKVGRRLAIKLLNASKFVLASPEPRGPVTEAVDRGLLTLVGRLVREATQELEDYNYAAVLQKAEALFWFFCDNYLELVKSRRYGDHGPAGAASANTALLQALSALLRVFAPYLPFVTDEVWSWWRPGSIHAARWPVPEELFDAAGGENDRDARTLQLAAEVLGAIRKKKSEEQRPLKTGVARAVVRVPDADRGLLALCETDLKASGLIADLVIEPAETLTVDVTWVPAEPAQEGRV